Below is a genomic region from Cellulomonas sp. P24.
CTGCTGCTGTTCATCAACGCGTTCAGCGCCTACGCGACCGCCTACGTGCTCAACTCGAGCGGGCAGCTGGTGCCGCTCGCCATCCGGTTCGTGCTCCAGGGCAACGTCATCACCGGAGAGCAGGATCTCGGCTACGCCCTGGTCACCTGGACCGTCGCGCTTCTCGTCGCCGGGCTGGTGCTCATGAACGTCCTGCAGCGTCGCGCCGCACGGTGGTCCCGCGCATGAGCGCCGTCACGCCCCCGACCGCGGCACCCCTGACCGCGGCGCCTGTGACTGCGACGTCCGGGACGCCGGCGCCTCGTGCCGCGGCACGCGTCCGGACCCGGCACCGGGGCCTCCGCGTCGTTCGCTGGACGTTCCTCGCGGTCCTCGGGCTGTACTTCCTGCTGCCGCAGCTCGCGATGGCCCGGTTCGCGTTCCAGAACGTGCCCGTCGTGCTGCTCGACGCGTCGACCCTGTTCTCGAAGTGGTCGGCGTCGTCGCTGGTCGACGCCCTCACGCAGCCTGCCCTGTGGGACGCGGCGAAGACCAGTGCGATCCTCGCGGTGCTCGCCGTCCTCCTGGACCTCGCGCTGCTGCTCCCGCTGGCGATCCTCGCCGAGATCCGTGCCCCGCGGCTGCGCCCGGTGCTCAGCGCGCTGACCCTGCTCCCCTGGGTGATCCCACCGATCGCCCTCGTGGTCGGGGTCGCGGCGACGTTCCGTCCGGTCGCCCCGTGGTTCCTCACGAGCACGCTCAGCCTGGTGCCGTTCTACGCGATCTGGGCGATGCCGTTCACCTACCGGGCCCTCGACTCCGGCCTGCGGGCGATCAACGCCCGCACGCTCGTCGAAGCCGCGCGCAGCCTCGGCGCCTCGGAGCTGACGGTGCTGTTCCGCGTGCTGGTGCCCAACCTGAGCGCCTCGATCGTCGCCGCGAGCGGGTTGACCGCCGCTCTCGTGCTCGGGGAGTTCGCGTTCGCGTCGTTGCTGCTCAAGGACACGCTCCCGACCTACCTGGTCAACTACCAGCGCGACTCCCCCAGGCCGGGATGGCGCTCGCGCTCGCCGTCATGGTGCTCACCGCTCTCGCGCTCGGCGCCGTCGTGCACATGCTGCGACGTCGCGGGCTCGGCATGAGCACGACCGGCTTCTGATCCGAGGAGGATCCTCATGGCCACGATCGAGATGATCGGTGTACGCAAGACCTTCGGGACGACCGTCGCCCTCGCCGACCTGCACCTGCGGGTCGAGTCGGGGGAGATGGTCTGCCTGCTCGGCCCGTCGGGCTGCGGCAAGACGACCGCGCTGCGCCTGCTCGCCGGTTTCGAGCAGCCCGATGCGGGGCACATCCTGGTCGACGGCGAGGACGTGACGCGCGTCTCGCCGCGGCACCGTGGGTTCGGGATGGTGTTCCAGGACTACAGCCTGTTCCCCAACCTGACCGGGCGGCAGAACATCGCGTTCGGTCTCAAGGTGCGCCGCAAGGGTGCCGTGGAGACCGCTGAGACCGTCGATAGGCTGCTCGCCGTGACCCGGCTGGAGAAGCACGCGGACAAGTACCCGCACCAGATGTCCGGTGGTCAGCGCCAGCGCGTCGCTCTCGCGCGAGCCATCGCGACCGAGCCGCGGCTGCTGCTCCTCGACGAGCCGTTGTCCGCGCTGGACGCCCAGGTGCGTGAGCACCTGCGGGACGAGATCCGCCGCCTGCAGCAGGAGGTCGGCGTGACGACGGTGTTCGTCACGCACGACCAGCACGAGGCGATGGCCGTCGCCGACCGGGTGGCCGTGATGCGCGAGGGGCTGCTCGAGCAGATCGACCCGCCGCGGGTGCTGTACAGCCGGCCCGCGTCGCAGTTCGTCGCCGGGTTCGTCGGCACCGTCAACCGGTTGTCCGCCGAGCGGACCGTCGACGGCGCCTGGTTCGTCCTGGGCGAGAAGGTCGAGGCCGTCGGTGACACGGCCGCGGACCGCGGCGCCGGGGAGGGCGCCGCCGTCGACACGGCACCGAAGCATGCCGTGGTGCGGCCCGAGCAGCTGCACGTCAACCGGGCGGAGTCCGGCGCGGGACCGGTCGCGCGCCTCGTCGCGCTGTCGTTCCTGGGGGCCTTCACGCGGGCGGTGATCGAGCACCCGACCGAGGGGCTCGTGACGGCCGACGTGCTGGGTGAGGCCGCGGACGGCCTGACCGTGGGCGACGCGGTCGCGGTGAGCGTCCGTCCGGGAGCCGGTGCGGTGGTCCTGCAGTGACCGCACGCACGACGCGGGACGGCGGGCAGGTCGGCGGGTCCGTCGGGACCCGCCCCGATGTTCTCGCGAGCGCCTCGACCGGCACCACGACGGCTGATGCCCTCGCGACGACGGCGGCGCGCACGCTCGTGCGGGGGGAGCCGGGACGGCTCGGCTGGGCGGAGCTCGTCGTCGGTCCCGGTGAGGCCCATCACGGGGACGCGCCGCACGCCGCGGGTGAGGCGCTCGCCTGCCTGGTGCACCTGTCCGACCTGCACCTGTGCGATGCCGAGTCGCCCGTGCGGCAGGAGTACCTGGACCGCCACGGTGACCCCGGCGCCCCGTACGCCGGGCGCCTCGGGACGATCGGCACCTACCGTCCGCAGGAGATCCTCACGGTCCAGGTCGCGGCCGCCGCGCTCGAGGCCGTGCAGCGGCTCGACCGGGCGCCGGTCACGGGTGCCCCGCTCGACGCGGTGATCGTCACGGGTGACATGACCGACAACGCGCAGCGCAACGAGCTCGCCTGGTACACGTCGCTGATGGCCGGCGGTGTCCTGGACCCACGCAGCGGCGACCCGCGGCACAGCGGCTGGGTCGGTGCGGTCGACGCCGTGTGGTCGTCGTCGTACTGGCACCCGGACGGTGCGCCGGTCGGTGAGGAGCCCGATCGTCCGACGGCCCTCTACGGCTACCCCGCGGTGCCCGGTCTGGTCGAGGCGGCGCGGGCACGCGTCCTGTCTCCCGGTGCCGGTCTGCCCTGGTACAGCGTGCACGGCAACCAC
It encodes:
- a CDS encoding ABC transporter permease → MSAVTPPTAAPLTAAPVTATSGTPAPRAAARVRTRHRGLRVVRWTFLAVLGLYFLLPQLAMARFAFQNVPVVLLDASTLFSKWSASSLVDALTQPALWDAAKTSAILAVLAVLLDLALLLPLAILAEIRAPRLRPVLSALTLLPWVIPPIALVVGVAATFRPVAPWFLTSTLSLVPFYAIWAMPFTYRALDSGLRAINARTLVEAARSLGASELTVLFRVLVPNLSASIVAASGLTAALVLGEFAFASLLLKDTLPTYLVNYQRDSPRPGWRSRSPSWCSPLSRSAPSCTCCDVAGSA
- a CDS encoding ABC transporter ATP-binding protein, with the protein product MATIEMIGVRKTFGTTVALADLHLRVESGEMVCLLGPSGCGKTTALRLLAGFEQPDAGHILVDGEDVTRVSPRHRGFGMVFQDYSLFPNLTGRQNIAFGLKVRRKGAVETAETVDRLLAVTRLEKHADKYPHQMSGGQRQRVALARAIATEPRLLLLDEPLSALDAQVREHLRDEIRRLQQEVGVTTVFVTHDQHEAMAVADRVAVMREGLLEQIDPPRVLYSRPASQFVAGFVGTVNRLSAERTVDGAWFVLGEKVEAVGDTAADRGAGEGAAVDTAPKHAVVRPEQLHVNRAESGAGPVARLVALSFLGAFTRAVIEHPTEGLVTADVLGEAADGLTVGDAVAVSVRPGAGAVVLQ